CCCAGTGAATGCAATCCACAGGGCAGGTGTCGATCGCCTCTTGAATCACATGCTCAGCGTCACCATCTTGACGAATCACCCGCGATCGTCCATAGTCCGGCTCAATGTAAAAGGTATTACGGGCAACATGAGCACAGTGCTTACAGCCGATACAGGTAACTTCATCAACATAAACACCACGCTGACGAACTATACCCCCTAGTTCCGGTTCCAGTCCAGAGCGATCGCTACTGCCCTGCAATTCTGAGCTTAAAACTGGCTCCAGTCCAGATACCCGTGCCTCTTGCAGAGACATAGATGCATCTGCATGATCACCAGATAAATCAGCCATCAGGCACTCCAACGTTGAAGCACTAGACGCACAGAACCATCCTGTTGATTGGTTTGCTCAGCAATTTGAAAGCCCTGTTGAGCAGTTTCTGTGACAATTGTGTGATAAGCATATCGTTGAGTAACTTTACTCAAAAAGCGATCAACAGACCAAGCCTGTTGCCAGAACTGCAAATCGGCTACCAACTCATACTCAGAGCCAGTCCACCGAAACCCAATGTCATGCCCGTTTTGCTGTGGAATTGTTAGCTCAGCCTGACAGGTTTGACCCTGATAGCCACGTACAGTTCCTGAACTAGATGACCACTGAATACCAAGATCTGACAAGGCGGCTTGCAGACAGGTAAGGTCGCGGAGTTTAGTTTTAATTTGGCTAAAATGTGACATAGCTGTTTTACCGTAGTTGCAACAATTAGAACTTAATCAACACTGAAATCAAGGAGAGAAACCTTAGCTAAAACAAAGACTTACCAGCTCCCCACAGATTGCTGACTGTAGGTCTGTAGTGCTTGCTGCGTTGGAACTGTGTAGAACTCAGATGTCTGCTCTTTACTCAGAACTCGACCCAGCTTAGCTTCGATCGCCGCAGTAACTTCAACGCAAGATGAGCCGGCAATCCCAGTCACTAATTCTTGAACTCGTCCATCAGGGTGAATAACAAACTCAATGGTCTCTAGCTGCATATCAGAACTGCTTGGTACCAACAACTAACCGCTAACCGTTAATACTTAGTGATGTTAGAGAATTTCACCAAATATCTCTACAAAAATCAGCCTCTTGAAAGCTAACTTAACAAAACCACCAGTGACTACTGTCATCATTATTTGAATAGTTTCCCCCAACTTAAAACGTCCGTCAAGACTAAGTAGTTTAAACAATCGCAATATTCTAGATATTAAGCAGTGACACCACTAGACAGAGTTGACCAAAGTTCAGTATCATCTACGAGCTTAGTGATAGAGTCGAAATAGCAGGCTGCCTCTTCGCTAAGTGTCTCAGGTTCCTCTAGGTCTCTGCTCAATTACCCTACGTTGCAACCGCTATGTCAATCTGTTCTCACTCACTCCCCGTCCATATTGGCATCCTTGGTTTTGGTGGTCTAGGGCAAGCCGCTGCCCGGTTATTGTCGTCTAAACAGGAAATGCGCTGGGTTGCTGCTGCTGATCGCAAGGGATACGTTTACGATCCTCTGGGTTTGAACCCCAGTGTCTGTACGGCAGCTTATCAACAACAAGGGTCATTAGGCTATGTTGAAGCTGGTGGCCACCTGAGTATGGACAGTTTGCGTGAGGTTGTGAGCACCGCTCAGACGGTCAACGGATATTTTTTAGCATTGCCGAATTTACCTAACACCTTCATGGCATCGGTTGCTCAGATGTTTATCGAGTTGGGGTGGCAGGGAGTGTTGGTGGACGCTATCAAACGCACTAGCGCCGTGGAGCAGCTATTGGCCATGCGCTCGGATCTAGAAAATGCTGGGATTACCTACATGACAGGCTGTGGGGCAACTCCGGGTCTGCTAACCGCTGCTGCGGCGATCGCTGCCCAGAGCTATGCTGAAGTTCATCAGGTAACTATTACGTTTGGGGTAGGCATTGCAAACTGGGAGGCTTATCGAGCCACAATTCGAGAAGATATTGCCCACCTACCTGGCTACAGCGTGGATATTGCCCAGTCGATGACCGATGCTGACGTTGAAGCGCTATTAGAGCAAACTAATGGCCTATTGACGTTGGAGAATATGGAACATGCAGATGACATTATGTTGGAGCTAGCTGGCATCTGTAGCCGCGATCGCGTGTCCGTAGGTGGTGTTGTCGATACAAGAAATCCCAAAAAGCCTCTTAGCACAAACGTGAAGATTACTGGACGTACATTTGAGGGTAAAATCTCCACTCATACT
This genomic interval from Cyanobacteriota bacterium contains the following:
- a CDS encoding DUF1257 domain-containing protein, yielding MSHFSQIKTKLRDLTCLQAALSDLGIQWSSSSGTVRGYQGQTCQAELTIPQQNGHDIGFRWTGSEYELVADLQFWQQAWSVDRFLSKVTQRYAYHTIVTETAQQGFQIAEQTNQQDGSVRLVLQRWSA
- a CDS encoding saccharopine dehydrogenase-like oxidoreductase; this translates as MSICSHSLPVHIGILGFGGLGQAAARLLSSKQEMRWVAAADRKGYVYDPLGLNPSVCTAAYQQQGSLGYVEAGGHLSMDSLREVVSTAQTVNGYFLALPNLPNTFMASVAQMFIELGWQGVLVDAIKRTSAVEQLLAMRSDLENAGITYMTGCGATPGLLTAAAAIAAQSYAEVHQVTITFGVGIANWEAYRATIREDIAHLPGYSVDIAQSMTDADVEALLEQTNGLLTLENMEHADDIMLELAGICSRDRVSVGGVVDTRNPKKPLSTNVKITGRTFEGKISTHTFTLGDETSMAANVCGPAFGYLKAGLELHAYRRYGVFTAAEVMPKFVR
- a CDS encoding DUF2997 domain-containing protein: MQLETIEFVIHPDGRVQELVTGIAGSSCVEVTAAIEAKLGRVLSKEQTSEFYTVPTQQALQTYSQQSVGSW
- a CDS encoding ferredoxin, with protein sequence MADLSGDHADASMSLQEARVSGLEPVLSSELQGSSDRSGLEPELGGIVRQRGVYVDEVTCIGCKHCAHVARNTFYIEPDYGRSRVIRQDGDAEHVIQEAIDTCPVDCIHWVDYRELKRLEEERQYQVIPVAGFPVGAIPKRRKHRRRRSS